A segment of the Roseofilum capinflatum BLCC-M114 genome:
GCCCGTTGCGCCAACTCCGTCAACCACTGCCGCAGGCGATACTCTGGCTGCTTCCCTTTCCGTCCCCACAACTTCACCAGCGCTGCTTCCGATATCTTCACGTCCGGCGCAACCACACCCAACTCCAGATAGGCCTGCTGTTTCTCCGGCTCCAACACCTGGATACTCGTAGTTATCGCTTTATAAATGCTGCCGTGGGGATGCTCGAAAAACTTCAAGTTAGCTTTCTGCAACGCCATCAACACATCAGCCCAACTATTTCCTTGTCCCACTTGCGCTCCCGCCAGCGCCAGAGCTAAGGGCAACTGTCCGCACTCCTTCACCACCGCTTTAGCTTCCGGGGGCAACATCTCCACATGCACATCTGCCCACTGAGCCAACAACTGCAAGGACTGGTCTTCGTTTAACATCCCCACCTGATAGCCTTCCGCTCCCAACCCCTGCACCAAGCGGCTATCCCTAGTGGTGAGCAGTAACTGACAGTCCTCTCCCAACACCTCCACAAACCGTTCCGCTTCCCGTTGCTGCCAAACATCATCCAGCACCAGCAAGCAACACTTATCCCGCAACACTTCCGACAGATAGGCATCCCACGCGCCTGCATTCTCCTGATAAGCGTGCGGCTCTCCCAAGGCAGTCGCCAACCGTTTATACAGTTCCATCGGTTTCGGCTCTATGCCCACCTCCAACCACACCACCCCATCCACAAACCTACGCCGCACGTCATTATCTCGCGCCAACTCCGCCGCCAAAACGGTTTTACCAATGCCTCCCATCCCCTGCACGCCCACTTTCCGCGCTTGTCCCGTCATCACCACCGGGCGACTGCTCAACACCCGGCGCTTCAACTCCTCCACATCCTGGGGACGGGGCAAAAAGCGGTCAGGCTTTTTGGGCACAGTATCCACCGACCCCAAACCCGGCCAAGGTTTCGCCCGTTTCTCCTGGGGCTGCTGCTGCCGCAACGCTTCGGCACAGATGCGCGAAAACTCTTCGCGAGTGGGCATCTGTTGCAACCGTTGCTCAATGTTGTCCAGTTTGGCTAACGTGGCTCCATGTAAATTAAACAACATCGAGGCAAACGCTTGTCCGCTTTCCCCCGCATCATCTTTCAGCACTTCCCGCAAGTTACGATTAAAATTATTAGATAATTCCGATACTAAAGCCTCCATAATATCCTCATATTCTGTCACCTCCCCCAACAACTGCCCCTGCTTGCGTCCCTGCTCAAACAGCCACTCCACCACCTCGCGCCACCCTTCCTCTGGCAATACTTGATACTCGTCAAACGCTTCCGGGTGACGAGAAAAAACCTCGACGAGCTGTTCTTCCTGAACCTTCTCAAACAGCTCTACATTCTGGTGTTGCTTGGCCCACTCTAGCCAATAGCCCTCAATCTGTTTCCCAAACCGCTCTAACTCCCCTTTAATCTCCCGATACTGAGGCGCAACCGTCTCAATTAACGTCCGTGCCACCGTGCGACCCGCAGCCTTAGCCAAGTCTTGATTCTGTAATATCTCGCGATGGTTGAGTAATTTCTTAACAAACTCCCCCAGGTTATTCCCCACCATCCCGGCGGTAAAATTCGCTATCCCTGTAAACGCCGCGCCAGAGGGGTCAGTAACGGCACAAGCGGC
Coding sequences within it:
- a CDS encoding NB-ARC domain-containing protein, which translates into the protein MDKITRILRLNKQLLGGTAILGLLSIAACAVTDPSGAAFTGIANFTAGMVGNNLGEFVKKLLNHREILQNQDLAKAAGRTVARTLIETVAPQYREIKGELERFGKQIEGYWLEWAKQHQNVELFEKVQEEQLVEVFSRHPEAFDEYQVLPEEGWREVVEWLFEQGRKQGQLLGEVTEYEDIMEALVSELSNNFNRNLREVLKDDAGESGQAFASMLFNLHGATLAKLDNIEQRLQQMPTREEFSRICAEALRQQQPQEKRAKPWPGLGSVDTVPKKPDRFLPRPQDVEELKRRVLSSRPVVMTGQARKVGVQGMGGIGKTVLAAELARDNDVRRRFVDGVVWLEVGIEPKPMELYKRLATALGEPHAYQENAGAWDAYLSEVLRDKCCLLVLDDVWQQREAERFVEVLGEDCQLLLTTRDSRLVQGLGAEGYQVGMLNEDQSLQLLAQWADVHVEMLPPEAKAVVKECGQLPLALALAGAQVGQGNSWADVLMALQKANLKFFEHPHGSIYKAITTSIQVLEPEKQQAYLELGVVAPDVKISEAALVKLWGRKGKQPEYRLRQWLTELAQRALVFVEGTSPERWVALHDVQQKYLQEQLPDRVRVHREFLASYAGGRFPWTGAEVDGERYLYQQAAYHFREAGEEAALAQLLGDFDWLQQKLEATDIEQLLQDFGQVGEKDRFLSRLEKTLRMSAHVLNQDKQQLAHQLWGRLLDRKQMQQYEYEYFWQKLPKVGRYLPQHRGGGKVEQLLQQAQARQTGTWFRPLTRCLDSPDGALIRTLSGHSDLVGAVAVTPDGKRAVSGSGDNTLKVWDLQTGEQQLTLSGHSDPVVAVAVTPDGKRAVSGS